A window from Drosophila miranda strain MSH22 chromosome Y unlocalized genomic scaffold, D.miranda_PacBio2.1 Contig_Y2_pilon, whole genome shotgun sequence encodes these proteins:
- the LOC117192919 gene encoding cytochrome c oxidase assembly protein COX19-like has translation MTSQIYSQKKFIPTPPEKGSFPLDHEGLCKKQFLLYASCLRRNAQDTSQCREDAQNYLACRMDNNLMEKTEWSKLGFHDKKPAPHSTYSSHR, from the coding sequence ATGACTTCGCAAATCTACAGCCAGAAGAAGTTCATACCGACGCCGCCGGAGAAGGGCTCCTTTCCACTGGATCACGAGGGCCTCTGCAAGAAGCAATTTCTTCTATACGCCAGCTGCCTGCGGCGTAACGCCCAGGACACGAGTCAGTGCCGCGAGGACGCCCAAAACTATCTTGCTTGTCGCATGGACAACAATCTTATGGAAAAAACCGAATGGTCAAAGTTGGGCTTTCACGATAAGAAACCGGCGCCACATAGCACATATAGCAGCCACAGGTAG
- the LOC117192917 gene encoding uncharacterized protein LOC117192917, which translates to MSDLVGTEEFSAAQLREWLESLNLPKGGSKAAMAARLNEIPVELRGQGPPAAETCENEREDEAAADQDSTKSERKEKNEKAPQAPGHNNNHGEYRAEVEMLKLQIELLKLQSEREKEGRGENTTPAASNDAGVMLLNAAKVMLPTYHGNISGNNDDVTTWIAQFKAVAKVNKLKDEKLLMLLMSKLKDKALVWLHSSPEHMSLPIDQLLNVMEDTFHPKESKLLLRRKFESRSWARGEEFSMYFNAKVSLASRIVIDDEEFIDGVIEGIPDVGLRRQAHMQCFGAPYQLLKAFEKIMLPKKYGSTEGANTGASPTPIRCYNCNSLGHVAGECRKPKRERGACYGCGSMSHQVSHCDEKKYKIASSTQGAQ; encoded by the exons ATGTCGGACTTGGTCGGCACGGAGGAGTTCTCGGCCGCCCAGCTGCGCGAATGGCTGGAGTCCCTCAATCTAccaaaaggtggaagcaaagcTGCCATGGCAGCGAGACTTAACGAAATACCAGTAGAGCTGCGGGGACAGGGACCACCGGCAGCCGAAACATGCGAGAACGAGAGGGAAGATGAGGCGGCCGCAGATCAAGACTCGACGAAGAGCGAACGCAAAGAGAAGAACGAAAAAGCACCGCAAGCGCCTgggcacaacaacaaccatgGCGAATATCGAGCAGAGGTTGAAATGTTAAAACTGCAAAtcgagctgctgaagctgcagagcgagagggagaaggAAGGGAGAGGAGAGAACACAACACCAGCCGCCAGCAATGACGCTGGCGTCATGTTGCTAAATGCCGCCAAAGTCATGTTGCCAACATATCATGGCAACATTTCTGGAAACAACGATGACGTCACAACTTGGATCGCGCAGTTTAAGGCCGTCGCAAAAGTGAACAAACTGAAGGATGAGAAGCTACTAATGCTGCTAATGTCGAAGCTTAAGGACAAAGCATTGGTGTGGCTGCATTCGAGTCCGGAGCACATGTCGCTGCCAATCGATCAATTGTTGAACGTCATGGAAGACACTTTCCATCCCAAGGAAAGCAAACTGTTGCTCCGTCGCAAGTTCGAGTCCCGTTCATGGGCACGTGGCGAGGAGTTCTCGATGTACTTCAACGCCAAAGTGTCGCTGGCATCCCGCATAGTCATTGACGACGAGGAGTTTATTGACGGAGTCATCGAAGGTATCCCAGATGTAGGCCTGCGTAGGCAAGCCCACATGCAGTGCTTTGGCGCTCCATATCAACTACTCAAGGCGTTCGAGAAGATCATGCTGCCAAAGAAGTACGGTTCAACTGAAGGGGCAAACACTGGAGCCTCGCCAACACCCATTCGCTGCTACAACTGCAACTCTTTGGGCCACGTGGCAGGGGAGTGCCGCAAGCCCAAGCGCGAAAGAGGAGCGTGCTACGGATGCGGCAGCATGAGTCACCAGGTGTCACACTGTGACGAAAAGAAGTACAAG ATTGCCTCATCGACTCAGGGAGCCCAATAA
- the LOC117192918 gene encoding uncharacterized protein LOC117192918, translating to MGYYGTHDTPSKQRNFTNNNIGYRCLKMVERRLQQNEQLRIQYIHFMREYQTLGHMRQLPTEEITSGQHFYMPHHPVLGRKLRVVFDGSFRDANETGIQNEVKTNCLSTLAESQLDNPREELIARVSSWWKLVHTIGYVLRFIQRTKHPKPAFKMTTNCYLPRSHYGADRSL from the exons ATGGGTTATTACGGCACTCATGACACCCCAAGCAAGCAACGCAATTTCACTAACAACAACATTGGATATAGATGCTTGAAGATGGTTGAACGTCGCTTGCAACAGAATGAGCAGCTACGAATACAATACATACATTTCATGCGAGAATATCAGACTTTGGGACACATGCGACAACTGCCAACGGAAGAAATCACCTCTGGGCAACATTTCTACATGCCACACCACCCTGTGTTGGGTCGAAAACTCCGAGTAGTTTTCGACGGGTCATTCCGCGACGCCAATG AAACTGGCATACAAAACGAAGTCAAAACCAATTGTTTGTCTACATTGGCCGAATCACAATTGGATAATCCGCGGGAAGAACTAATAGCCCGAGTCTCCTCCTGGTGGAAGCTGGTGCACACTATTGGCTATGTCCTTCGCTTCATCCAACGCACAAAACATCCAAAACCTGCTTTCAAGATGACTACCAATTGCTACTTGCCAAGAAGCCATTACGGAGCCGATCGCAGCTTGTGA